Proteins co-encoded in one Candidatus Limnocylindrales bacterium genomic window:
- a CDS encoding NAD-dependent epimerase/dehydratase family protein, whose translation MRIVITGATGNFGTSLVSALASDPQFSSIVGIARRLPAWRPDKTSWVQADVAADDLAPHFCGADAVVHLAWLIQPSHREDILRRTNIDGSARVMEAVAKAGVQTLVHASSVGTYSPGPKNRPVEESWPSEGIATSPYSRHKAAVERMLDVFEAANAHVRVVRLRPGLIFQREAASGIRRLFLGPFFPNVLLRPGLVPVVPDVATLRFQAVHSIDVAEAARLALLRPVRGAFNVAAEPVLDGPALAAVLSARPIRMPEAPLRMAASATWRLHLQPSDVGWVDLAMRVPIMSTARARDELGWAPRFTAIDALRELLAGLRDGAGFATPPLEPGGKGPLRLWEITTGVGSREAA comes from the coding sequence GTGCGCATCGTCATCACCGGAGCAACCGGGAACTTCGGCACCAGCCTCGTCTCCGCCCTCGCATCCGATCCGCAGTTCTCGAGCATCGTCGGTATCGCGCGCCGGCTGCCGGCGTGGCGGCCTGACAAGACGTCGTGGGTTCAGGCCGACGTGGCCGCCGATGACCTGGCGCCGCACTTCTGCGGTGCCGACGCAGTCGTGCACCTGGCGTGGCTCATCCAGCCCTCGCATCGTGAGGACATCCTTCGGCGCACCAACATCGACGGCAGCGCGCGCGTGATGGAGGCCGTGGCGAAAGCCGGCGTGCAAACGCTCGTGCACGCTTCATCGGTCGGCACGTACAGCCCCGGTCCCAAAAACCGGCCGGTCGAAGAGAGCTGGCCGAGCGAAGGAATCGCCACCTCGCCGTACTCGCGCCACAAGGCGGCCGTCGAGCGCATGCTCGACGTGTTCGAAGCGGCCAATGCGCACGTGCGTGTCGTGCGCCTGCGGCCGGGCCTCATCTTCCAACGCGAGGCGGCCTCCGGCATCCGCCGCCTCTTCCTAGGCCCTTTCTTCCCGAACGTGCTGCTGCGTCCAGGCCTGGTGCCGGTGGTGCCGGACGTTGCCACGCTGCGTTTCCAGGCCGTGCACTCCATCGATGTCGCCGAAGCTGCCCGCCTGGCGCTGCTTCGGCCGGTGCGCGGCGCCTTCAACGTCGCCGCCGAGCCGGTGCTGGACGGACCGGCGCTCGCCGCGGTGCTGTCGGCGCGGCCCATTCGCATGCCCGAGGCTCCGCTTCGCATGGCCGCGTCGGCGACCTGGCGTCTCCACCTTCAGCCCTCGGACGTCGGCTGGGTGGACCTGGCGATGCGGGTGCCGATCATGAGCACGGCGCGCGCTCGCGACGAGCTGGGATGGGCGCCGCGTTTCACGGCCATCGATGCGCTGCGCGAGCTGCTGGCGGGACTGCGCGACGGAGCGGGATTTGCCACGCCGCCGCTGGAGCCGGGCGGCAAGGGGCCGCTGCGGCTGTGGGAGATCACGACGGGAGTGGGGAGCCGGGAGGCGGCGTGA